CCTCCCCGCTGGCGGCGCTCGGCCAGTTTGGCGCGGCGCTCGGCGATCAGTTGGTTCTCGTCGGCGTGGGGCGCGGTGGTGGGTTCCATGGCTGTTGCTTGCGTTTTAGCGAAGTGGCGGATTCTAGGGATCGCCCTAGGGGTCACTCCTAGAATGCCGCCCCTTATGACGCATCTACGCTGCACTGCCATTGCCGGCCGCAAGATCCGCTTCGCTCTGGTTGGCTGCGGGCGCATCGCCGCCAACCACCTGGAGGCGCTGAGCCGCCACGCCGAGCGCGCTGAACTGGTGGCGGTGTGCGACAACAACCCCCAGGCACTGGCCGCCGCTGTGGCCAAGACCGGTGCGCCGGGTTTTGCGTCACTCACCGATTTGCTGGCGGCCAGCAACGCCGACTGCGTGGTGCTGACGACCCCGAGCGGCCTGCATCCGGCCCAGGCCATCGAGGTGGCGCGTTCCGGCCGCCATGTGATGACCGAAAAGCCCATGGCCACGCGCTGGCAGGACGGGCTGGATATGGTGCGTGCCTGCGATGAGGCCGGGGTGCATCTTTTTGTGGTGAAGCAAAACCGCCGCAACCGCACCCTGCAGCTGCTCAAGCGCGCGCTGCAGGCGCATCGCTTCGGGCGGCTCTATTCGGTGGCGGTGAATGTGTTCTGGACCCGCCCGCAGGACTATTACGACAGCGCCGCCTGGCGCGGCACCTGGGAGTTCGATGGCGGCGCGCTGATGAATCAGGCCAGCCATTACGTCGATCTGCTGGACTGGCTGATCGGCCCAGTGGAGTCGGTGTCGGCCTACACGGCCACGCTGGCGCGGCGCATCGAGGTCGAGGACAGCGCGGTGGTGGCGCTGAAGTGGCGCAATGGCGCGCTGGGCACGGTGAATGTGTCGATGCTGACCTATCCGAAGAATCTGGAGGGCTCGATCACCGTGCTGGGCGAAAAGGGCACGGTGCGCATCGGTGGCCTGGCGGTGAACGAGATCCAGCATTGGGAATTCGACGCCCCGCATGCCATGGATTCCGAGTTGGATGCGGCCAATTACGCCACCACCTCGGTCTATGGTTTCGGTCACCCGCTCTATTACGACAACGTACTCAAGACTTTGGCCGGTGAAGCCGCGCCCGAGACCGATGGGCGCGAAGGCCTGAAAAGCCTCGAGCTGTTGATCGCCATGTACCTGTCGGCCCGCGACGGCCGTCGGGTCAACCTGCCTCTTAGTTACTGATCCGCTGCTGATGCCCACCACCATCCATCCCAGCGCCATCGTGGACGCGGGCGCGCAGTTGGGCGCGGACTGCCGGGTCTGGCATTTCGTGCACATCAGTGCCGGCGCCCGCATTGGCGCGCGCTGCTCCTTCGGTCAAAACGTCTTTGTCGGCAACGATGTGCGGATTGGCGACAACGTCAAGATCCAGAACAACGTCTCCGTCTATGACGCCGTGACCCTGGAAGACGATGTGTTCTGCGGCCCCAGCATGGTGTTCACCAATGTGCACAACCCGCGCGCGGCCGTGCCACGCAAGGAAGAGTACCGCCGCACCTTGATCAAACGCGGCGCCACCCTGGGCGCGAATAGCACCATCGTCTGCGGTGTCACGGTCGGTGCCCATGCCTTTGTGGGCGCTGGCGCCGTCATCACCAAGGACGTGCCGGACTTCGCGCTTATGGCCGGCGTGCCGGCGAGGCGCATCGGCTGGATGAGCCGGCACGGCGAGCGCCTGGCCTTTGACGCTGAAGGGCGGGCCCAATGCCCGCACAGTGGCGACCGCTATCAACTCGATGCCGGCGCCGTGCGCCTTTTGGAAGCCTGATGCAGTTCATTGACCTCAAGGCCCAGTACGCGGCCCTGCGCGAGTCCATCCAGGTGCGCATGAATGCCGTGCTGGAGCATGGCCAGTACATCATGGGCCCCGAAGTGGCCGAGATGGAGGCCGCCCTGGCCGCTCGCGTGGGTGTGGATCACTGTATTTCCGTGGCCAGCGGCACCGAGGCCCTGTTGATTGCGCTGATGGCGCTGGACATCGGCCCCGGCGACGAGGTCATCACCACGCCCTTCACCTTCGCCGCCAGCGCCGAGACCATCGTGCTGGCCGGTGCCACCCCGGTGTTCGTGGACATTGAGCCCGACACCTGCAACATCGATGCGGCGTTGATTGAGGCGGCCATCACGCCGCGCACCCGGGCCATCATGCCGGTCAGTCTCTACGGCCAGGTGGCCGACATGGCCGCCATCAATGCCATCGCGGCACAGCATGGCCTGGCGGTGATCGAGGATGCTGCGCAGAGCTTCGGTGCTACATACCAAGGACGGCCCAGCTGCGGCCTGTCCACCTTCGGCGCCACCAGCTTCTTCCCCAGCAAGCCCCTGGGCTGCTATGGCGATGGCGGGGCGCTGTTCACGAACGATGCGGCGCTGGCCCAGGCCGCGCGCGAGATCCGCGTCCACGGCCAGAGCAAGCGCTACCACCACAGCCGCATCGGCGTGGGCGGGCGCATGGACACCCTGCAATGCGCCGTGGTGCTGGCCAAGCTGGAGCGTTTTGACTGGGAGATCGAGCGCCGCCTGGCATTGGGGGATCGCTACCACCAGCTGCTGGCCGATCTGTCATTGCGCCGCCTGGTCGTGCGGCCGGATCGCGATTGCGTTTGGGCCCAGTACACGGTGTTCGTGGAACAGCGTGCGGCCGTGCAGGCGGCGTTGCAGGCGGCGGGTATCCCCACTGCGATCCACTACCCGATTCCGCTGCACCACCAGCCAGCCTATGCCCGCTTTGCGCCGCAGGAGGCCTGCCCGCATGCGGTGCGGGCCGCCGCCCAGGTGCTGAGCCTGCCCATGAGTGCGGATCTGAGCGAGGCCGATCAGGACCGCATCGTCGCGGCGCTGCGCCAGGCCCTTTGAGCATGGCGGGCCGCCTGCTGCCGGCCGTGCTGACCCTGCTGGCCGGCGGGGCGGCGGCGCAGGCCTTGCCGCTTTTGCTCGGCCCCTGGTTGACCCGGCTCTACACACCGGCCGACTTCGGCGCCTTTCATTTGTTTGCCGCCGTGGCGGCCAATCTCGGGGTGGTGGCCTGCGCTCGTTACGAATTTGCGCTGCCGCTGGCGCAAGACGAGGCCGAGGCCCATGGGCTGAGGGCTTTGGCGCTGCGGGTGCTGGTGGCGGTCACGGTGCTGAGCGTGGTGGGCGGCGCTGCCGCCGCTGGTGTGCTCGGCCCGCACTGGCTGCTGCTCGGACCTTCTGTGGGCCTGCTCGGCCTGGTGTCCCTGGCCGGCTTCTGGGCCACTCGGGCCTTGCGGTTCCGGGCCGTGGCGCTGGCTCGGTTCTTGAGCCAGGGCTCCGCGCCCATCTGGCAGTTGCTGCTGCACGGTGTGGGGGTGCTGGGCCTGGTGTTGGGGCCGCTGCTGGCTTCGGTGGCGGCGTTGCTGACCTTGCGCCTTCCTTTGCGCGCACCTGTGCAAGATCGGCCCGTGCAGGACTGGCGTCTGTTGGCGCGCGCCCATCGCGACTTTCCGCTGCTCAACACCCCGCATGCGTTCATGGGTGCCTTGCAGGACACCTTGTCACTGGCCTTGATCGCGCAGACGCAAGGCCTGATGGCGGCGGGTTTTTGGGGCTTGGCGCTGCGCTACCTGAAGGCGCCAGCCGGCCTGATGGGTTCTGCGGTCTCACAGGCCCTCTATCCGCTGCTGGCCCGCTCTGACCGCCAGACCGGACGTGAGACCCTGCTTCGCACGATGGCGCTGCTGTTCGCCTGCAGCTTGCCGCTGGCGGCACTGCTGATGGCCTTTGGGGCTGATGCGTTTGCCTGGGCCTTTGGCGAACGCTGGCGCCCGGCTGGCGAGTTGGGGGCGGCGCTGGCGCCCTATCTGGCCCTGCACTTCGTGGCCTCGCCCCTTTCGGTGGCGCCACTGGCCTGGGGCTGTCAGGCCTGGGCCTTGCGCCTCAGCCTGGTGGGGCAGGGCTTGCATCTGCTGGCCATCGGCCTGGGCTTGCAGTGGGGTGGGCTGACCCAGGCGGCCTGGCTGCTTTCGCTCTTCATGGCGGCCTACTTTGGCTACTTCTTCTGGCGCCTGCCCGGGCTGGCGCGTGACGGCACTGCAAAGGAATCGGTATGAGCAAGGCCAATCTGGCGCGGCGCGCCTGGCAGCCGCTCAAGCGCTTGTTGTCCCTGGCCTGGGGGCCGCGCATGGTGGGGGGCTTTGTGCGTGGCGATGGCGAGTACCTGCCCCACACCCGCATCAGCAACGCCTGCCATGTGTTTGCACGCGAACGCCTGGATGTGGGCGACCACGTCTTCATCGGCCACTTCAGCGTGCTGGATGCGACCTATGGCCTGCACATCGGTGAGGGCTGCCAGATCGGTTTCTTCACCGGTCTGTTCACGCACTCCAGTCACGCAGCCATTCGGCTCTATGGCCGCCAGTATGTGAAGCAGGCGGAGAAAAAAGCCTACTTCACCGCCCCGGTGACGGTGGGGGCCTTTAGCTTCATTGGGGCGCATGCCACGGTGCTGCCGGGCAGCAAGATCGGGCGCGGCAGCATCGTCTCGGCCTACAGCCTGGTGAACGGCGAGTTTCCGGACTTCGCCATCCTGGCCGGCAGTCCGGCCAAGGTGGTGGGCGACACCCGCCACATGGACGCCAAGCTGCTGCAGCAGCACCCCGAGCTGCAGGCCCACTATCTGGACTGGGCGGGCGAATTGCCGATGTCGGAGAAGACCGCGCCATGAAGCTGGTGCTGATTGGCGATGGCGAGAGCCCGCACCTTTTGAAGTGGGCGAGGGCGCTGGCGCCCGAGGTGGAGCTCTGGGCCCTGTCCTCACGCGGCTTCTTACCCGGTTTTGACGCCCTGATTCCCCCCGCGCGACGCCTGGCACTGGGCACGGATCCGCGCCATGCGGGCGGCAATACCGGTTTGCTGCGAGCCCTGCCCAAGGTGGGGCGCTGGCTCCAGGCCGTGGACGCCGATTGCTTGCATGCGCATTACCTGACCTCGCACGGCACCCTGGCCTGGCTGGCGCGGCGCCTGTATGGGCTGCGCGCACGCCTGGTGGGGTCGGCCTGGGGCAGCGACATCCTGGTAACGCCCGCGCGCAATGCGCTCTATCGCGCACTGACGCGCCGAGTCTTGCGCGCTTGCAGCCTGTGCACCTCAGACTCCGAGCACATGGCGGCGCGCATGCGCGCCCTGGGGGCGGCCGAGGTGATGGTTTTTCCTTTTGGCCTTGAGGCTTTACCCCCTGCGCCGGGGCCCAAGCAGCCCTGGCGCTGCTATGCGAACCGGGGCCTAGAGCCCATCTACCGTCCCGAGCGCGTGCTGCAGCGCTTTGCCGCCCTGGCCCGCGCCGTGCCCGAGGCCGAGCTGGTGGTGGCCAACGATGGCAGCTTGCGCGCTGCCTTGGAGGCGCAGACTCAGGCCCTGGGCCTGCAGGGGCGGGTGCGCTTTTTGGGTCGTTTGAATGCCGAGCAGCAGGCGGCCGAGTACGCGGCCGCGCAGTTCTTCCTGAGTCTGCCGGAGAGCGATTCGGTGGCCGTTTCGGTGCTGGAGGCCATGGCCCAGGGCTGCCTGCCCATCCTCTCCGCTCTGCCGGCCAACCGCGAGTTGCAGGCCGCCGGGCCGGGCGTGCTGGTGGACGAGGACCTGGGCGATTGGGCGACGGCCCTGAAGGCCCTGCAGCCGCAGGCCGCTGAGCTGGGGCAGCGCAACCGCGATTGGGTGGCTGCGCACGGGCTGTTCGCCCCGGCGGTGCATGGATTCTTGGCGCGCCTGCGCAGGTTCTCATGAACATCCTCTACCTCAACCACTACGCCGGCAGCCCGCGCCACGGCATGGAGTTCCGCCCCTATTACCTGGCGCGCGAGTGGGTGCGCCTGGGTCACCGCGTTCACATGCTGGCGGCCGACCACTCGCATGTGCGTGCCACCCAGCCCCCGGCCGGGGATGAGCTGATCGATGGCATTCACTACCGCTGGCTGCCCACGCCGGCCTATGCGGGCAATGGCCTGGGGCGGGTGCTGAATATCTGGGCTTTCTGTCGCCAGGTGTGGGCGAGGGCGGATGCGCTGGTGGCGGAAATGCGTCCCGATGTGGTGATTGCCAGCAGCACTTATCCGATGGACTTCTGGGTCGCGCGGCGCCTGGCGCGCAAGGCCGGGGCACGCCTGGTGTTCGAGGTGCATGATCTGTGGCCGCTGTCGCCCATCGAGCTCTCGGGCATGTCGCCGCGCCACCCGTTTGCTGTCCTGTGCGCCTGGGCCGAGCGCAATGCCTACGCCCAAGCCGATGCGGTGGTCTCCATGCTGCCCAAGGTGGCCGAGCACGCGCTGGCCCACGGTTTGCCGGACCTGAGTCGGCTTCACATCGTGCCCAATGGCATTGCGCTGGACGACTGGGCGGATGAGCCCGAGTCGCTGCGTGCCGACTTGGCTGCCGCGCTGGCGGCGGCACGTGCGGCGGGGCATACCGTGGTGGGCTATGCCGGCTCCATGGGCGAGCCCAATGCTTTGAATGTGCTCTTGGACGCGGCGGAGCGATTGCGCGATCGACCCTTGCACTTCGTGCTGGTGGGTGGCGGGCATCTGGCCGCCGAGCTGCGTGCCCAGGCGCAATCACGGGGCCTGGAACGGGTGCAGTTCTTTGCCCCCATCCCCAAGGCCCAGATTCCGTCTTTTCTGGCGGCCCTGGACATCGCCTATATCGGTTGGCAGCGCGTGCCCATCTACCGCTTTGGCATCGCCCCCAACAAGCTGATGGACTACATGATGGCTGGCTGCGCGGTGCTGCACAGCGTGCAGGCCGGCAACGATCCCGTTCAGGACGCCGCCTGCGGCCTGACCGTGGCGCCCGAGGATCCAGAGGCCGTGGCCCAAGGGCTGCTGCAGTTGGCGGCCCTGGCGCCCGAACAGCGCCGCGCGATGGGCGAGCGCGGCCGTGCCTATGTGCGCGCTGAGCATGCCTATGCGGTGCTGGCCCAGCGTTTTTTGAAGGCCTGTCAGCATGAGTGAGTACCAAGAACTGCGCGCCATCGAGGCCCGCTACGCCCGCCGCGCCGCCCAGCCCGGGCTGCAGGATCGCTACAGCCCGCTGCGCCCCGAAGTGAACCGACTGCTGCAGGAGCGTCAGCGCGCGCTGGTGCGCTGGCTGGCCGCGCGTTACCCGCAAGGGGTGGCCGACCTGCGCCTGCTGGAGGTGGGGTGCGGCGCCGGCGGCAATCTGCTGGAGTTGCTGCAGCTGGGCTTTGCGCCCGGGCATCTGGCCGGTGCCGAGCTCTTGCCTGAGCGTCTGGCGCTGGCGCGGCCTCGCCTGCCCGCCGCCCTGAGCCTGCACGCCGGAGATGCCTGCGCACTGCCGTTGAACCCCGCCAGCCTGGACCTGGTGCTGACCTCTACCGTGTTCTCCTCCATCCTGGACGCTGGCCTGCAGCAGCGCCTGGCTCAGGCCATTAGGGGCTGGCTCAAGCCGGGTGGGGCGCTGATCTGCTATGACTTCGTCGTCGACAATCCGCGCAATCCCGATGTGCGCGGTCTGCGCTTGCGGCGCCTGCGTGAACTGTTCCCTGATGCCGAACTTCGCAGCCAGCGCGTGACGCTGGCGCCGCCGCTGGCGCGTGGGCTGTGCCGTGTGCACCCGGCCCTCTACGGTCTGGCCAACGCCTTGCCCTGGCTGCGCACGCATCGGCTGAGCTTTTTGGTTAAACCTGAGACTTCCGCATGAGTTCCGAGTCCGCGCTTCCCTTCTTGCCCTTCGCCTTGCCCGAGATTGGCGAGGAGGAGATTGCCGAGGTGGTCGACACGCTCCGCAGCGGCTGGGTCACCACCGGCCCCAAGGCCAAGCGCTTCGAGCAGGCCTTTGCCGACTTCCTGGGCGATAGCGGCCTGCATTGCATCGCCGTCAACAGCGCTACGGCTGGCCTGCATCTGGCCCTTGAGGCCATTGGCATCGGCCCGGGCGATGAGGTCATCACCACCACCCACACATTCACCGCGACGGCTGAGGTGGTGCGCTACCTCGGGGCGGACGTGAAGCTAGTGGACATCGACCCGGCCACGCTCAATATCGATCTGGACCAGGTCGAGGCCGCGATCGGCCCCAAGACCCGCGCCATCATCCCGGTGCACTACGCCGGCTTGGCGGTGGACATGATTCGGCTGCTGGACATCGCCCGCCGCCACGGCCTGCGGGTGGTGGAAGACGCGGCGCATGCCCTGCCCACCACCTTGGAGCGCGAACTGATCGGCACCCTGGGCAGCGACGCCACGGTGTTCAGCTTCTACGCCAACAAGACCATGACCACGGGCGAAGGCGGCATGTTGGTGACACGCAATGCCGAGCTGGCCGCGCGCGCCAAGGTGATGCGCCTGCATGGCATCAACCGCGATGCCTTCGACCGCTTCACCGCCAAGACGCCGTCCTGGTACTACGAAATCGTCGCGCCGGGCTTCAAGTACAACCTGACCGACATCGCTGCCGCCCTGGGGCTGCATCAGCTTAAGCGCCTGCCGGCCTTTCAGGCCCGGCGCGAGGCGATCGCCCAGCGCTATCTGGCTGAGCTGAAGGACCTGCCGCTGATCTTGCCGCCGCAGGCTCAAGCCGGAGACACGCATTCCTGGCACCTGTTCGTGCTGCGCCTGCGCGACGACGCACCGGTGAGCCGCGATGCCTTCATCGAGCGCATGTTTGCGTTGGGCATCGGTTGCAGCGTGCATTACGTGCCCCTGCATCAGCATCCCTATTGGCGCGAGCGCTATGACCTGACGCCGGCGATGTTCCCGCACAGCCAGAAGGCCTATGAGGCCACGGTCAGCATTCCGCTCTACACGGCAATGACGGATGCGGATGTGGCGCGGGTGATTGCGGCGGTGCGCCAGAGCCTGAGCTAAGGCCCATGGGCAAGCGCGTGATGGATCTGCTGGTGGCGACCGCGGCCTTGGCTCTGCTGGCGCCGCTGCTGCTGGGTCTGGCGTTGTGGATCAAGCTGGATTCACCCGGCCCGGTGCTGTTTCGGCAGCAACGTGTGGGCCGCCATGGGCGGCTGTTCTGGATCCATAAATTCCGCACCATGCGCGCCGATGCCGAAGGCCTGCCCCTGACCGTGGGCCAGGATGCGCGCATCACCCCTGCCGGGCAGTGGTTGCGGCGCAGCAAGCTGGATGAGTTGCCCCAACTCTGGGATGTGCTGCGCGGTGCCATGAGTTTGGTGGGTCCACGCCCCGAAGTGCCGCGCTATGTGGCCCATTACCCCGAGCATTTGCGCGCCCAGGCATTGGCAGTGCGACCGGGGCTGACCGATCCGGTGTCTCTGGCGCATCTGCACGAGGCCGAGTTGCTGGCGGCCGCGGCCGACCCGGAGCGCATCTATATCGAGCAGATCCTGCCGGCCAAGCTGGAAGCGGCTGTGGCCTATGCCCAGCGCGCCAGCCTGGGCTCGGACTTGCGCGTCATCGGCCAGACCATCTGGCGTCTTTGGATCCGGGCATGAACCTTTCTTTGCGTTTTTGGGCTGCCCTGGATGGCTTGCTGGTGCGCCTGCGCCAGCGTCGCGCCACGCTGTCCCTGCTGATGGACTTGGCCGTGGTGGCGTTGAGCTGGCAGGCCACCTATCTATTCCGCCTGGGTTTCGAGCGCTGGGCCTCGGCCCGGCCGGCTTATGACGCGGCGGTGCTGGCGGGCTTGTTGCTGCTCTACGCGCTGGT
Above is a window of Inhella inkyongensis DNA encoding:
- a CDS encoding DegT/DnrJ/EryC1/StrS family aminotransferase — encoded protein: MQFIDLKAQYAALRESIQVRMNAVLEHGQYIMGPEVAEMEAALAARVGVDHCISVASGTEALLIALMALDIGPGDEVITTPFTFAASAETIVLAGATPVFVDIEPDTCNIDAALIEAAITPRTRAIMPVSLYGQVADMAAINAIAAQHGLAVIEDAAQSFGATYQGRPSCGLSTFGATSFFPSKPLGCYGDGGALFTNDAALAQAAREIRVHGQSKRYHHSRIGVGGRMDTLQCAVVLAKLERFDWEIERRLALGDRYHQLLADLSLRRLVVRPDRDCVWAQYTVFVEQRAAVQAALQAAGIPTAIHYPIPLHHQPAYARFAPQEACPHAVRAAAQVLSLPMSADLSEADQDRIVAALRQAL
- a CDS encoding class I SAM-dependent methyltransferase, translating into MSEYQELRAIEARYARRAAQPGLQDRYSPLRPEVNRLLQERQRALVRWLAARYPQGVADLRLLEVGCGAGGNLLELLQLGFAPGHLAGAELLPERLALARPRLPAALSLHAGDACALPLNPASLDLVLTSTVFSSILDAGLQQRLAQAIRGWLKPGGALICYDFVVDNPRNPDVRGLRLRRLRELFPDAELRSQRVTLAPPLARGLCRVHPALYGLANALPWLRTHRLSFLVKPETSA
- a CDS encoding glycosyltransferase, whose translation is MKLVLIGDGESPHLLKWARALAPEVELWALSSRGFLPGFDALIPPARRLALGTDPRHAGGNTGLLRALPKVGRWLQAVDADCLHAHYLTSHGTLAWLARRLYGLRARLVGSAWGSDILVTPARNALYRALTRRVLRACSLCTSDSEHMAARMRALGAAEVMVFPFGLEALPPAPGPKQPWRCYANRGLEPIYRPERVLQRFAALARAVPEAELVVANDGSLRAALEAQTQALGLQGRVRFLGRLNAEQQAAEYAAAQFFLSLPESDSVAVSVLEAMAQGCLPILSALPANRELQAAGPGVLVDEDLGDWATALKALQPQAAELGQRNRDWVAAHGLFAPAVHGFLARLRRFS
- a CDS encoding acyltransferase → MPTTIHPSAIVDAGAQLGADCRVWHFVHISAGARIGARCSFGQNVFVGNDVRIGDNVKIQNNVSVYDAVTLEDDVFCGPSMVFTNVHNPRAAVPRKEEYRRTLIKRGATLGANSTIVCGVTVGAHAFVGAGAVITKDVPDFALMAGVPARRIGWMSRHGERLAFDAEGRAQCPHSGDRYQLDAGAVRLLEA
- a CDS encoding sugar transferase, with amino-acid sequence MGKRVMDLLVATAALALLAPLLLGLALWIKLDSPGPVLFRQQRVGRHGRLFWIHKFRTMRADAEGLPLTVGQDARITPAGQWLRRSKLDELPQLWDVLRGAMSLVGPRPEVPRYVAHYPEHLRAQALAVRPGLTDPVSLAHLHEAELLAAAADPERIYIEQILPAKLEAAVAYAQRASLGSDLRVIGQTIWRLWIRA
- a CDS encoding lipopolysaccharide biosynthesis protein, whose translation is MAGRLLPAVLTLLAGGAAAQALPLLLGPWLTRLYTPADFGAFHLFAAVAANLGVVACARYEFALPLAQDEAEAHGLRALALRVLVAVTVLSVVGGAAAAGVLGPHWLLLGPSVGLLGLVSLAGFWATRALRFRAVALARFLSQGSAPIWQLLLHGVGVLGLVLGPLLASVAALLTLRLPLRAPVQDRPVQDWRLLARAHRDFPLLNTPHAFMGALQDTLSLALIAQTQGLMAAGFWGLALRYLKAPAGLMGSAVSQALYPLLARSDRQTGRETLLRTMALLFACSLPLAALLMAFGADAFAWAFGERWRPAGELGAALAPYLALHFVASPLSVAPLAWGCQAWALRLSLVGQGLHLLAIGLGLQWGGLTQAAWLLSLFMAAYFGYFFWRLPGLARDGTAKESV
- a CDS encoding acyltransferase, with amino-acid sequence MSKANLARRAWQPLKRLLSLAWGPRMVGGFVRGDGEYLPHTRISNACHVFARERLDVGDHVFIGHFSVLDATYGLHIGEGCQIGFFTGLFTHSSHAAIRLYGRQYVKQAEKKAYFTAPVTVGAFSFIGAHATVLPGSKIGRGSIVSAYSLVNGEFPDFAILAGSPAKVVGDTRHMDAKLLQQHPELQAHYLDWAGELPMSEKTAP
- a CDS encoding glycosyltransferase family 4 protein; this encodes MNILYLNHYAGSPRHGMEFRPYYLAREWVRLGHRVHMLAADHSHVRATQPPAGDELIDGIHYRWLPTPAYAGNGLGRVLNIWAFCRQVWARADALVAEMRPDVVIASSTYPMDFWVARRLARKAGARLVFEVHDLWPLSPIELSGMSPRHPFAVLCAWAERNAYAQADAVVSMLPKVAEHALAHGLPDLSRLHIVPNGIALDDWADEPESLRADLAAALAAARAAGHTVVGYAGSMGEPNALNVLLDAAERLRDRPLHFVLVGGGHLAAELRAQAQSRGLERVQFFAPIPKAQIPSFLAALDIAYIGWQRVPIYRFGIAPNKLMDYMMAGCAVLHSVQAGNDPVQDAACGLTVAPEDPEAVAQGLLQLAALAPEQRRAMGERGRAYVRAEHAYAVLAQRFLKACQHE
- a CDS encoding DegT/DnrJ/EryC1/StrS family aminotransferase, which produces MSSESALPFLPFALPEIGEEEIAEVVDTLRSGWVTTGPKAKRFEQAFADFLGDSGLHCIAVNSATAGLHLALEAIGIGPGDEVITTTHTFTATAEVVRYLGADVKLVDIDPATLNIDLDQVEAAIGPKTRAIIPVHYAGLAVDMIRLLDIARRHGLRVVEDAAHALPTTLERELIGTLGSDATVFSFYANKTMTTGEGGMLVTRNAELAARAKVMRLHGINRDAFDRFTAKTPSWYYEIVAPGFKYNLTDIAAALGLHQLKRLPAFQARREAIAQRYLAELKDLPLILPPQAQAGDTHSWHLFVLRLRDDAPVSRDAFIERMFALGIGCSVHYVPLHQHPYWRERYDLTPAMFPHSQKAYEATVSIPLYTAMTDADVARVIAAVRQSLS
- a CDS encoding Gfo/Idh/MocA family protein; the protein is MTHLRCTAIAGRKIRFALVGCGRIAANHLEALSRHAERAELVAVCDNNPQALAAAVAKTGAPGFASLTDLLAASNADCVVLTTPSGLHPAQAIEVARSGRHVMTEKPMATRWQDGLDMVRACDEAGVHLFVVKQNRRNRTLQLLKRALQAHRFGRLYSVAVNVFWTRPQDYYDSAAWRGTWEFDGGALMNQASHYVDLLDWLIGPVESVSAYTATLARRIEVEDSAVVALKWRNGALGTVNVSMLTYPKNLEGSITVLGEKGTVRIGGLAVNEIQHWEFDAPHAMDSELDAANYATTSVYGFGHPLYYDNVLKTLAGEAAPETDGREGLKSLELLIAMYLSARDGRRVNLPLSY